A window from Salinigranum halophilum encodes these proteins:
- a CDS encoding DUF6757 family protein: MRCHYCDREAAYAAEKDGVKVGLCDTHFHERLETLAESEELSALREQLDIDRTE, translated from the coding sequence ATGCGCTGTCACTACTGCGACCGGGAGGCCGCATACGCCGCCGAGAAGGACGGGGTGAAGGTCGGCCTCTGCGACACTCACTTCCACGAGCGTCTCGAGACGCTCGCGGAGTCCGAGGAGCTCTCGGCACTCAGAGAGCAACTCGACATCGACCGCACCGAGTAG
- a CDS encoding PHP domain-containing protein: MTNSEGSTPVTADLHVHTTASDGTLTLDEVPAAARRVGVDTVAITDHDRVHPELAAPVTVVDGVRLVRGVELRVDAGALRVDLLGYGVRDDGALGDELDRLQRDRVQRARAIVDCVEDDVGVTLDVDLAAGVGRPHIARAVAQSDAPYDYQGAFDHLIGSDCPCYRPRQLPTFERGAALLRDACAVVSLAHPFRYREVDRALDLARELGAVERYYAYGRPVDTGRIERVVSEAGLLRTGGSDAHDRTLGRAGLAGEEAETFRSRVVGGA; encoded by the coding sequence ATGACGAACAGCGAGGGGTCGACACCGGTCACGGCCGACCTCCACGTCCACACGACGGCATCCGACGGGACGCTGACCCTCGACGAGGTGCCGGCCGCGGCGCGGCGTGTGGGTGTCGACACCGTCGCCATCACCGACCACGACAGGGTCCACCCAGAGCTCGCCGCGCCCGTGACGGTCGTCGATGGGGTTCGACTCGTCCGGGGTGTCGAACTCCGCGTCGACGCCGGAGCCCTCCGCGTCGACCTCCTGGGCTACGGGGTTCGCGACGACGGGGCGCTTGGCGACGAACTCGACAGGCTCCAGCGCGACCGCGTCCAGCGGGCCCGCGCCATCGTCGACTGCGTCGAGGACGACGTCGGTGTGACTCTCGACGTCGACCTCGCGGCGGGCGTCGGGCGTCCCCACATCGCGCGTGCGGTGGCCCAGAGCGACGCGCCGTACGACTACCAGGGGGCGTTCGACCACCTCATCGGGAGCGACTGCCCCTGCTATCGGCCGCGACAGCTTCCGACGTTCGAGCGCGGGGCGGCGCTCCTCCGCGACGCGTGTGCCGTCGTCTCGCTGGCCCATCCCTTCCGTTACCGGGAGGTCGACCGCGCGCTCGACCTCGCGCGCGAACTCGGGGCGGTCGAGCGCTACTACGCGTACGGCCGGCCGGTGGACACGGGGCGAATCGAACGGGTCGTCAGCGAGGCGGGACTCCTTCGGACGGGCGGGAGCGACGCACACGACCGGACGCTGGGGCGGGCGGGACTCGCCGGCGAAGAGGCCGAGACGTTCCGCTCGCGGGTCGTCGGCGGAGCGTGA
- a CDS encoding DUF5789 family protein: MRLNGTQEAIDATDYPLSSEEFISQHGEHTIELANGTETVADVLGRLGPETYTSAEDVTNSLYSAVSHKGIGRRFYSDRDAYALGESGPTPESF; the protein is encoded by the coding sequence ATGCGCCTGAACGGCACCCAAGAGGCAATCGACGCGACCGACTATCCGCTCAGCAGTGAGGAGTTCATCTCACAACACGGCGAGCACACCATCGAACTCGCCAACGGGACGGAGACGGTCGCCGACGTACTCGGCCGTCTGGGTCCGGAGACGTACACGTCCGCCGAAGACGTTACGAACTCCCTCTACTCCGCAGTCTCGCACAAGGGCATCGGCCGACGCTTCTACAGCGACCGCGACGCGTACGCGCTCGGCGAGAGCGGCCCCACGCCCGAGTCGTTCTGA